In one Borreliella spielmanii genomic region, the following are encoded:
- a CDS encoding plasmid maintenance protein, protein MALNSLDHNKANTNKSNKLLLKDSRLKKVISVINYLNKSFEEKYTASIHRIHFNSEKLKALHPHHQGDILRVLNSNINKESYKPTVIRTLREDLRFLIRIKAIEKRILTFSNNLGKFKGKLCIYKVSPIAYKLIDAYFSSTKAALYKKVKKEKDTFVTENVTENVTENVTENVTENVTENVTENVTENVTENVTVYITPYNNIYNKNSIKSIFKKNSNKKELKKPVLEKKLELPTEITKEIKSIIKHTKNPEKTYKNTLFNYKDFFSYLSYDYKKEDILSFFLSKLKEYKNKIHFMRQYAPYKTDFYLLVGEFKDSYSSKWKINNKKTNFSGNAKHIASNILNRILKKELKFE, encoded by the coding sequence ATGGCACTAAATTCACTTGACCATAATAAAGCTAACACTAATAAGTCTAATAAACTACTTTTAAAAGACTCTAGACTAAAAAAGGTGATTTCAGTAATTAATTACTTAAATAAAAGTTTTGAAGAAAAATATACTGCTTCAATACATAGAATTCATTTTAATTCTGAAAAATTAAAAGCACTCCATCCTCATCATCAAGGAGACATACTTAGGGTTCTAAACTCAAATATAAACAAAGAAAGTTATAAACCAACTGTGATAAGAACTTTAAGAGAAGACTTAAGATTTTTAATTCGTATAAAAGCAATTGAAAAAAGAATACTAACATTCTCAAATAACCTGGGAAAGTTTAAAGGAAAGCTGTGTATATATAAAGTATCCCCTATTGCATATAAATTAATAGATGCTTATTTTAGTAGCACTAAAGCAGCCCTTTATAAGAAAGTAAAAAAAGAAAAAGATACTTTTGTCACTGAAAATGTCACTGAAAATGTCACTGAAAATGTCACTGAAAATGTCACTGAAAATGTCACTGAAAATGTCACTGAAAATGTCACTGAAAATGTCACTGAAAATGTCACTGTATATATAACACCTTATAATAATATATATAATAAGAATTCTATTAAATCTATTTTTAAAAAAAATTCTAATAAAAAAGAATTAAAAAAACCCGTTCTAGAAAAAAAATTGGAATTGCCTACAGAAATAACTAAGGAGATAAAAAGCATAATAAAACATACTAAAAATCCAGAGAAAACTTATAAAAACACACTTTTTAATTACAAAGATTTCTTTAGCTATTTATCATATGATTATAAAAAAGAAGATATTTTATCTTTCTTTTTAAGCAAACTTAAAGAATATAAAAACAAAATTCACTTTATGAGACAATATGCTCCCTATAAAACAGATTTCTATTTGCTTGTAGGGGAATTTAAAGATTCATACAGTTCTAAATGGAAGATAAATAATAAAAAAACTAATTTCAGTGGAAATGCAAAGCATATAGCAAGTAACATTTTAAATAGAATTTTAAAAAAGGAGCTTAAATTTGAGTAA
- a CDS encoding chromosome replication/partitioning protein has protein sequence MKIKAKKDKEELFSNRFGNYNEEVDSNADQDKELINYNNLKEQLKYNLKDDINNKIQRMKILYEIKQKELYKYDGFARFNDFIKSFEVAKSQAYRYLKIYQKVLEGKVSIDKIKEVGFKAILRDIEGRNFLDKDTYSESKDIDESIPIRILVKDKEIYNFCKQDTKRLYFIIEKIYKDKKEILSELIIEYEKHKKIKNIKNKLIDL, from the coding sequence ATGAAAATAAAAGCTAAAAAAGATAAAGAAGAATTATTTAGCAATCGTTTTGGAAATTATAACGAAGAGGTAGATTCAAATGCCGATCAAGACAAAGAATTAATAAATTATAACAATCTAAAAGAACAGCTTAAATATAACCTAAAAGATGATATTAATAATAAAATTCAAAGAATGAAAATATTATATGAAATTAAACAAAAAGAATTATATAAATATGATGGTTTTGCTAGGTTTAATGATTTTATAAAATCTTTTGAAGTTGCGAAAAGTCAAGCTTATAGATATTTAAAGATTTATCAAAAAGTTTTAGAAGGCAAAGTATCTATTGATAAAATAAAGGAAGTGGGCTTTAAAGCTATATTAAGAGATATAGAAGGTAGAAATTTTTTAGACAAAGACACATACAGTGAGTCTAAAGATATTGATGAAAGCATTCCTATTAGAATTTTAGTAAAAGATAAAGAAATATATAATTTTTGTAAACAAGATACTAAAAGATTGTATTTTATTATTGAAAAAATTTATAAAGACAAGAAAGAGATTTTATCTGAGCTTATAATCGAATATGAAAAACATAAAAAAATAAAAAACATAAAAAACAAACTTATTGATTTATAA
- a CDS encoding ParA family protein, translated as MDRKKSNIITIANLKGGVGKSTLSILFSYILKDLGKKVLLIDMDSQNALTSYFKKYVFNFDKNNIYNLLIGNAYFDQCVNKINDHISIIPSHPSLDEFNYENIDNKENLLSFCLDKNILSHNYDYILFDTPPSFSFILKNALNVTNHIVIPVQPETWSIESLEILIQKIINKRYNISIVVNQFIKNRNILKEVEDALYKRYSNYIKGKVHYYNSIKVFIINRLEPDFKSKYYKEAKNVLKNILSL; from the coding sequence ATGGATAGAAAAAAATCAAATATCATAACAATAGCAAATCTTAAAGGAGGTGTCGGAAAAAGCACATTATCAATACTTTTTTCCTACATATTAAAAGATTTAGGTAAAAAAGTATTGCTTATTGATATGGATTCGCAAAACGCATTAACTTCATATTTTAAAAAATATGTTTTTAATTTTGATAAAAATAATATTTATAATTTATTAATAGGCAATGCTTATTTTGATCAATGCGTAAACAAAATTAATGATCATATTTCTATAATTCCATCACATCCTTCTCTTGATGAATTTAATTATGAAAATATAGATAATAAAGAAAACTTATTAAGTTTTTGTTTAGATAAAAATATTTTAAGTCACAATTATGATTATATTTTATTTGATACACCCCCCAGTTTTAGTTTTATCTTAAAAAATGCATTAAATGTTACTAATCATATTGTCATTCCGGTTCAACCTGAAACATGGTCAATAGAAAGTTTAGAAATACTAATACAAAAAATTATAAACAAAAGATACAATATTTCAATTGTTGTAAATCAATTTATTAAAAATAGAAATATCCTTAAGGAGGTTGAAGATGCTTTATATAAACGATATAGCAATTATATAAAAGGCAAAGTTCATTATTATAATAGCATAAAAGTTTTTATAATTAATCGTTTAGAACCAGATTTTAAGAGTAAATATTATAAAGAAGCAAAAAATGTATTAAAAAATATCTTAAGTTTGTAA
- a CDS encoding DUF226 domain-containing protein: MSNLLEKLKSRKKEIINKKEIEYNKNINKEEKEKTAFFRIEEIDNKKIYYTKLFKHLIKFRITNKDHKLSLIFQKLNNKKNYYLFNLFPLKEDNKFLGIKYGWDKLEKPFFLKKDNKSYVIKKLYYLEFKFSKGSIKCYVQSLRTLLRKKDKENTEYYKFNLEHIKKMENTVYKFYSKKLKDTGVIYKWIEKNQIS, encoded by the coding sequence TTGAGTAATTTACTAGAAAAACTAAAATCAAGAAAAAAGGAAATAATAAATAAAAAAGAAATAGAATATAATAAAAATATAAATAAGGAAGAGAAAGAGAAAACTGCTTTTTTTAGAATTGAAGAAATTGATAATAAAAAAATATATTATACAAAACTTTTTAAACATTTAATAAAATTTAGAATTACCAATAAAGACCATAAATTAAGTTTAATTTTTCAGAAACTTAACAATAAAAAAAATTATTATTTATTCAATCTTTTTCCCTTAAAAGAAGATAATAAATTTCTAGGAATAAAATATGGATGGGACAAATTAGAAAAGCCTTTCTTTTTAAAAAAAGACAATAAATCTTATGTGATAAAAAAACTTTATTATTTGGAATTTAAATTTAGCAAGGGTTCTATTAAGTGCTATGTTCAGTCTCTTAGAACACTATTAAGGAAAAAAGATAAAGAAAATACCGAATATTACAAATTTAATTTAGAACATATAAAGAAAATGGAAAACACAGTATACAAGTTTTACAGCAAAAAGTTAAAAGATACAGGAGTGATATATAAATGGATAGAAAAAAATCAAATATCATAA